The following coding sequences lie in one Chryseobacterium culicis genomic window:
- a CDS encoding DinB family protein, producing the protein MNYQILKNIIDAELQRFQNIPEEEWSHRSFSEKWSKKEIIGHLCDSAFTNIRRFVVTQYKENENIVYDQNFWVKAQNYQNVPTSDLIDLWKSLNYQIVHIVENIPDEALQRTCDTTKTEPRVYTLEFIINDYVDHLQHHLKAI; encoded by the coding sequence ATGAACTACCAAATCCTTAAAAACATTATTGATGCCGAACTTCAGAGATTTCAAAATATCCCCGAAGAAGAATGGTCACATAGAAGTTTTTCAGAAAAATGGTCTAAAAAAGAAATTATTGGTCATCTTTGTGACAGTGCTTTTACAAATATCCGTAGATTTGTGGTAACCCAATACAAAGAGAACGAAAATATTGTATATGACCAGAATTTCTGGGTAAAAGCTCAGAACTATCAGAATGTTCCTACTTCAGATCTTATTGATCTTTGGAAGTCTTTGAACTATCAGATTGTTCATATCGTGGAAAATATTCCGGATGAAGCATTACAAAGAACCTGTGATACAACTAAAACAGAACCTCGGGTGTATACGTTGGAGTTTATTATCAATGATTATGTAGATCATTTACAGCATCATTTAAAAGCGATTTAA
- the folE gene encoding GTP cyclohydrolase I FolE, translated as MVDFTDNDDDIFTGKEHTPIREDAFDKSPQEKIEKITELFGEIMETLGMDMTDDSLKDSPRRVAKMYVNEIFGGLLPENKPGISTFSNKYKYRQMLVEKDITVYSFCEHHFLPIIGRAHVAYISNGEVIGLSKINRIVDYYAKRPQVQERLTMQIVDALKEALGTKDVACIIDAKHLCVNCRGIKDTASSTITAELSGIFRTNPITRQEFLHYVGSHAKLD; from the coding sequence ATGGTTGATTTTACTGATAACGACGATGATATTTTCACTGGAAAAGAACATACGCCTATAAGGGAAGATGCTTTTGATAAATCGCCACAGGAAAAAATTGAAAAAATTACTGAGCTTTTTGGCGAGATTATGGAAACATTGGGAATGGATATGACAGATGATTCTCTGAAAGACTCTCCAAGACGTGTTGCCAAAATGTATGTGAACGAGATTTTCGGAGGACTTCTTCCTGAAAACAAACCAGGAATCTCTACTTTCTCCAATAAATACAAATACCGCCAGATGTTGGTGGAAAAAGATATCACCGTATACTCTTTCTGCGAACATCACTTTTTACCCATCATAGGAAGAGCCCATGTAGCTTATATTTCCAATGGTGAAGTAATCGGTCTCTCAAAAATCAACAGAATTGTTGATTACTATGCGAAAAGACCACAAGTTCAGGAAAGACTTACCATGCAGATTGTAGATGCTTTGAAAGAAGCCTTAGGAACAAAAGATGTAGCTTGTATCATTGATGCAAAACACCTTTGTGTAAACTGCAGAGGAATAAAAGACACTGCAAGTTCTACGATTACCGCAGAATTAAGTGGTATTTTCAGAACAAACCCTATTACAAGACAGGAGTTCTTACATTACGTAGGAAGCCATGCCAAACTGGATTAA